A stretch of Desulfotalea psychrophila LSv54 DNA encodes these proteins:
- a CDS encoding TadE/TadG family type IV pilus assembly protein yields MKNRSDQGVSAIEFALVLPLLLILVFGIIEFSFLLFDKAVITNASREGARAGIVYSTDGENPIQVSDDTIRAVVRDYVNDDGGSSSLISLGSAGPQTLQDGDIAITRADPDGDGVEDLTVRVTYTYTFLLFPNMAALVGGNFQLLTVPLIGETLMRME; encoded by the coding sequence ATGAAAAATCGTTCAGACCAGGGTGTTTCGGCCATTGAGTTTGCTCTGGTCCTGCCCCTGCTTTTAATTTTGGTTTTTGGCATAATTGAATTTTCCTTTTTACTGTTTGATAAGGCGGTGATTACCAACGCCTCCCGAGAGGGGGCGCGGGCCGGAATCGTCTATTCAACAGATGGTGAAAATCCTATCCAGGTAAGTGATGATACTATCCGGGCAGTTGTCCGGGACTATGTCAATGACGATGGTGGTAGCTCCTCCCTGATCAGTCTGGGATCCGCTGGGCCACAGACACTGCAGGATGGTGACATAGCTATTACTCGCGCTGACCCGGATGGAGATGGGGTGGAGGATTTGACGGTGAGGGTAACCTATACCTATACTTTTCTGCTTTTTCCCAATATGGCTGCCTTAGTTGGCGGTAATTTCCAGCTGTTAACGGTTCCCCTCATTGGGGAAACGTTAATGAGAATGGAGTAG